A region of the Apium graveolens cultivar Ventura chromosome 6, ASM990537v1, whole genome shotgun sequence genome:
CGGTTGGAAGGCTTGACAAGAAAAAAAGAGCATATGGAGTTGGTTCTTCTAAAAGACTTTTCTATCAGTCCAAGAATAAGCCTTGCACGTCATCCTTTGCTTTTGCTGGTGAAGAAGAAAATCAAAGGCTGAAGCGCCAATTACTTGAGATGAATGAACAGATGAAAGAAATGGAAAATCAGTTGGCCAGGATTATTGATGCTACTTCAGTCCGACTTCAATATGATCAGTCCCCTGCCAATTTAGATGGTGAAAATGATGACAACTAGTATTTAACTACTTATTAGCATGTCTGGTATGCATTTGACTTGAAATTATAAATGTTTGTGTGCGTGTAACGTAACACTGGGGAAATCTGGTATTCTGGTTTAGTACCCGTTCAATTATTAGGCTTGATAATTTTGGTTACACTCATCTGGAAAAATCTAATTTAGTACCAGTGTATCTGATTTGCTAACTTTGGATGTTATGTTTGATCCGTTTTTAAGTATAGGGCTAGAGAGATGTTGCAACTCTTAGCCCCATTTTGAATTAGTTATCGGTATTTAAGAATTTCTATATCTGTTTGCTAGCGTTACAATAATATAAAAAGACTTTTGTATTTTTTTATCTTTATTTGTAAAATTGTCTAGGTTTTAAAAATCTTATATATTGAATATGTTATGCATCTGTTGGGACAATAACATAATAAAGGATTTTCTTTGAAAATTTGTCACCAAAATGAAGATTTAGTGGATATTTTGTTACTAAATAAAATTCAAATCAACAACGCATTTTCTGTTACGAATTTGTTACTAAAAATTAACCAGAGATAATAATACCAACGGATTTTTTGTTGATAATTTGTTATAAAATTTAACAACGAAAATTTCATTTTCATTTCTGCCACTAAATTTAACAACAGTTTTTTTGTTGGTAATTTGTTATAAAATTTAACAACGAAAATTTTGGTTGTTAATATTAGCAACAGATTTGTTGTTGCAAATCTTTCACTAAATTTAACAACGGATATTAGGTTTCCATAGGGTTGCTAATAATATCAACAGAATAATTGGTTGTTAGGTTGGTTGGGATGTGTTGTGGACTGGAATAAAAATTCTGTTGTTAGTCCGCTGCTATTCCGCTGTTAAATTTAGTAACGAAAATAAATCTGTTGGCAACGACTTCCCCACAACGTTTCCTCTAATGGAATTTTTTTGTTGTCATTCCGTTAGCAAGCAGTTTTACTTACGGATGTCCATAACATAAAAACGGAGTTTTCTGTCATTATAACTAAATATTCTTGTAGTGGATGGTTTGCAAATTTTTACTGATGTTGCTATATATTATGCATTGTAATTATTATAGCTTGCAAGCCTTTTGACAAAGTTTACACGACGTTCTGGTGGCAATTCTGTGGTATTTCTGTTACGAATATATTTTACCAATCGATTTTCTACTCACCAACGGAATAGGTGGTTAGCAATAATGAAATGAATTATAGTTTTTGTTAATTTTATGCATTAAAATGCCGTATATGACAATTAGTCTACTCATTTGGGAATTTCTTAATTTTCTTATTATTGTCAATTTCAATAGATATTGCATTTATCTTGCTAGTTACCAAGTACATTGATCTGTTAAATGTTGTTAAAATATGAACATGTACTTTAAGCTTTATATTTGGTGAATGTGGGTTTTAATTAACATATGTTCTATTTTTTCTTAAACTATATGTACGTATAATTATTTGATATTTTTTTGCAGGTTACTAAATGTTTAAAATGAATAATGATCGGGATTAGATGTATCAAAGAAAAGATAGTCGGGGATTTTTAACTCGGAATTTTATTAATGGGTTAGAAAATTTTATGCAATATGTTATTTCTCGAGAAGAGTACATGAATGGGACAAGTATTCAATGTCCATGTTTCAAGTGTGAGAATCGTCAACCGTGAAATTACATATACTGAAAAAAGGATTTGTGAGGGGTTATTATGTGTGGGATCGACATGGAGAGCCATATGTTGCTAGACAAAGTGGAGAACAGTCCTCCACACATCATTCCAATACCCAAGGTGAAAGAGATGATGTCAACCTAATGTATAACATGGTGATGGATGTTGCTGGTCCAAGTTTTGATTCGGAGATTCCAAATGCAGAGGCACAAAAGTTGTATGATATTTTAAGTCTTCTGAGAGAGAGAGTTATACGAATATTGTGAAACTTCTCAGTTGTCCGCCATGGCTCAGATGTTAAGTTTGAAATCTGACCATCATTGGTCAGAGACATGTTATGATCAGACGTCACAGTTCTTCAAAGGCATCTTGCCCCAAGATAATATATTTCTTGATATCTTTTACAGCATGAAGAAGTATATGGAAGAATTGGGGCTTCTTTCTGAGCATATTGATTGTTATGTTAATGGATTCATGATATACTGGGGTGATGACATCAATATGGAGTCATGTAAATTTTGTTCACATGCGAGATATAAAACAAAACTTAACAGATCCAAGAAGGAGAGAAAGAAAGTGCCCTTTAGTAGGAAGATCTATTTTCCATTGGCACCGAGATTACAAAGGTTGTACGCTTCACCTACGACAGCAACCCATATGAGATGGCATGCTGAACATGATCAAGAAGATGGTGTGATATGTCACTCTTCAGACTCGGAGGAGTGGAAACAATTTGATAGAGCACATCCCTCATTTTTCTCAGAGACGAGAAATGTTAGATTGGGGCTTTCTGCTGATGGATTTCAACCATTTGGCACAACAGGTAAACAATATTCTTCTTGGCCAATTATAGTGACTCCATACAATTTGCCTCCGTGGAAGTGTTCAAAAGGGCAATACTTGTTTCTGTCTGTACTTGTGCCCGAACCAAAAAATCCAAAACAGAAGATAGATATTTTTCTTCAACCATTGATTGCTGAGTTGAAAATGTTGTGGGAAGTTGGTGTGGAGACAAGGGATAATTGTTTGAAACAAAATTTTCGTATACGAGCTGCATTGATGTGGACTATTAGTGACTTCCTTGCTTATTCGATGCTGTCTGGATGGAAAACTGTTGGCCATTTAGCTTGTCCTTATTGTGCTCACGATCATTATGACTATAATCTTTCACATGGTAGAAAGACTACATGGTTTGATAATCATCGAAAGGTTTTACCCGCCAATCATCCATTTCGAAAGAATAAAAACTGGTTTACAAAGGGAAATATAATGACTGAATCTGCCCCTCCGGTCCGAACAGGTGAAGATGTGTTTCAAGAAATTCAGTCACTTGGTTTAATGAAAATTACAGAATTGGGAGGTGCTGAGCACAATGCTAAAGTCATTAAAGCTTACAACTGTGGATGGAAAAAGAGAAGCATCTTTTGAGATTTACCATATTGGAGGACATTATCGATTCGACACAATCTTGACGTCATGCATGTTGAGAAAAATGTCTTTGAAAATATCTTCAACACTATCATGGCCATTGAAGGAATAATGAAAGATAATTTTAAGGTAAGAGATGATATTGCAATGATTTGTCGAAGACCAGAGTTAGCAATTGATGAATTGACACGGAAGTATTCGAAAGCATGTTATAGCTTAGAcaaaaagcaaaagcaaaaagtGTGTGAATGGATGAAAGATCTGAAATTTCCTGATGGATATGTGTCAATTATGGGGCGTTGTATTAATATGAAGAAATACAAGTTATTTAGGATGAAGAGTCATGATTGCCACGTGTTTATGCAACGACTTCTTCCGATTGCTTTTCGGGAATTTCTTCCGAATAATGTTTGGGAGGCTGTGACAGAATTAAGCCTTTTCTTTAGAGATCTCAATTTAGCTACTTTGAGGACAAGTGACATGCGAAGACTTGAAGAACAAATTCCTGTTATACTCTGCAAGTTAGAGCGTATATTTCCACCGTCATTGTTCGACTCCATGGAACATTTTTTAGTGCACTTGCCATACGAAGCACGCATTGCAGTTCCTGTAAAGTATCATTAGATGTACCCTTTTGAAAGATTTTTACATCACTTGAATAGTAATGTGAAAAATAAAGCTCGTGTTGGAGGATCAATATGT
Encoded here:
- the LOC141664883 gene encoding uncharacterized protein LOC141664883, producing the protein MAQMLSLKSDHHWSETCYDQTSQFFKGILPQDNIFLDIFYSMKKYMEELGLLSEHIDCYVNGFMIYWGDDINMESCKFCSHARYKTKLNRSKKERKKVPFSRKIYFPLAPRLQRLYASPTTATHMRWHAEHDQEDGVICHSSDSEEWKQFDRAHPSFFSETRNVRLGLSADGFQPFGTTGKQYSSWPIIVTPYNLPPWKCSKGQYLFLSVLVPEPKNPKQKIDIFLQPLIAELKMLWEVGVETRDNCLKQNFRIRAALMWTISDFLAYSMLSGWKTVGHLACPYCAHDHYDYNLSHGRKTTWFDNHRKVLPANHPFRKNKNWFTKGNIMTESAPPVRTGEDVFQEIQSLGLMKITELGGAEHNAKVIKAYNCGWKKRSIF